The nucleotide sequence actttttatttaaaaatttaaatatttttattatctcACTAGCATTACCTTCAAAAGATGAGAGTTCTAGAAGGGCGTGGCGTCTATACTCTATACATTTTGATCTAACTTGAAATGCCACCGCATTCTGCATCTGGTTTTGCGTTCAATACTTccctataatttattttataagtatGTAAACATTCAATGTTAACGGAACAGAACGCCTTCTTTGAATTTCAATGCTTTCGAAATAGCAATGTTTGACAACGAGTCAGCACGTACATAACTTCACATACACACCATCCCCTCCTCATTTCCCCCATTATATGCCTATAAATAGAACCCACTCCTCTCTTCATCAACCACATTACCACACACTACAAAGCTAACCTCACTTATTACCATCTACTTCTCATTCCTTCCCTTAGCTTCTTAATTCACAGTCATGGCCGTCTTCACTTTCGAGGATGAAATCACCTCCCCCCTGCCCCCCGCCAAGCTTTACAATGCCATGAAGGATGCCGACTCCCTCACCCCTAAGATTATTGATGACGTCAAGAGTGTTGAAATCGTTGAGGGAAACGGTGGTCCTGGAACCATCAAGAAACTCACCATTGTCGAGGGTCAGTAACTATTCATTTCAGTAAACATACATACTATATGTGTGATAATAATTATGTGTTGTgaattgtaataataataatgatatataTGCAGATGGAGAAACCAAGTTTATCTTGCACAAGGTGGAGGCAATAGATGAGGCTAACTATGCATACAACTACAGCGTTGTTGGAGGAGTGGCGCTGCCTCCCACGGCGGAGAAGATAACATTTGAGACAAAGCTGGTTGAAGGACCCAACGGAGGATCCATCGGGAAGCTGAGTGTGAAGTTCCACTCGAAAGGAGATGCAAAGCCAGAGGAGGAAGACATGAAGAAGGGTAAGGCCAAGGGTGAAGCTCTCTTCAAGGCTATTGAGGGTTACGTCTTGGCCAACCCTACTCAATATTAGAACACTTTGCTCCATCTTGATACGCAGTTGTGTTCTTTTGAGCATGTTTGTGTGTGGGCATGCTTCAAGTAATTCGTTTTTTCTATGTAATAAGAAAATAAGTGTTGCTTTCGTTATTTTTTTGCTGTAGCTTTGTCTGGGCTTCATAtatatcaataaaatttaatatcAAAGAAATTTGAATGATTATCATACCATCTAAATATCTTTTTACTCAGTAACTTATTTGCTCAAAAGTCATATTTTATCCCATTTTATATCAATagtttatatttagattttacgATCAAAGTATAGtattaattagtataattatcAAATTCGGTTCTGGATAAAAAATTATAAACCCAAAGTAGTGTTATATATGTATTATAATCTGTCCACAGGCGACACTAGTAGATGATGTGATcggttttccatttttttttctgttaaatTGATATATCAAATTAAAGTGGTCTTTCAACGTTGAATTcaaaaaatcaccaaatccaAATTGTACTAGTCATGGCATTAAGACCAAAGGGTAATATTAGGTAGATAAAAAAACAgtcagaacttgccttatttaatattaattaattgtcgcaacaattaatgaatgctaaataagacaagttatggctgttttttttgttgtttggttaccaaatatttcgAAGACGAAATTGTGTGCCCTCAGGTCCTTGAAACGGAGCCTACCTCTCGCTTTGGTCTTTCTTAGGGTCTCTCAATTGATCCAAGTCATTCTTCTCTCGTCTCCTTTTTAACTCCACTAAAATTGGTTCAGAATCTGATGGATATCATCTAATAGGAAGTCAGACAATGTTTGTATCGGAATTGCTTCATCCACTGTCTTAATTAGCACATTTCTTCCTCCAGCTAACAGGAGATTTTTCTCTTCTAATATTGTGCTTTCTTCTGGATTTTTTTCTTTACTTACGCAAAGGTAATCTTTTTATATCGTTGCACAACTGATAGTAGTCCGAAGTAGTTATCTTGAGCTCCTATGTAGTCTATATTCATAATCTCAGCCACATATTTCCTGATAAGTTCAAGGGGGGTGTTATTGCTAAAGAATATTGCTTATTTTTGTAGATtcactttcttgccatttatgttTTCATACTGCAGGAGCATAAAGAGGATGTTATGAAAGAATTTTGAAGAGGCCTTACGGAAAAGAATTTCGTCATCTGAAAAGAATAAGTGGTTCATTACTGATGGATATCTTCTATTGATGATTTAAATACCTTGATTTGTTTTGTTCTGTCTTGTCTTGTGTACTGTGtggtataaaaaaaaattcttttgtacaagttaaaaagaaataaagttaaaatttcctagttaatttaaaatagaaaaagtagaGGAAAATGTTTTCTTTGAATAACGTAAacaataaattaagaaaaaagttaattttaattttaaaatttaaattttgaattaattaggtTTATTTATGTTTAGTGGACTTGAGATGTAGTCTATTATTTACATAACTAAAAAGTTAACttttcacaaaaataaaataaaaaataataaatactaactcccaaatttaaaaaaaaaaaatatttttcactaaAATTCATCCTCTCCAACTCATAAATCATAAAAAATGCCACTTAATTCTATAATCTCTTTATTAAGTAAGGATTATATATTGATATTTTTCTTATCTGAGCaatgctagggaaccaaaagGGTATTAGCAAAAAATCAGCCAAATACCTTTGGGTGAATTTAAAATCTTTACGAtttaatatatatggatgtttcttctgctaagtatcagaatgtttcttttttatactaaatgaatgttcttttatatattgcaaatgtgaatgtctctatttctttaagaattttatattttttttaaaattttatagatatttaattatttttactaaaatataattgaatatttcttttgttaagtattagaatgttttttttcatattaaatgaatgttttttGAAGATTGACTATTACTCccatattgttgttgttatttagTGGCTCCGCCACTTCCCATATTACCCCTCCCAAACGCCTTATCCAATGGCAGCTGAGCCACATGTCCCTCTTCTTCTACTTCGGTTCCAACACCTTCACCGGATAAGAGTGTGGCTCCGGCCACGTACACCTCGGCATCTACCTCTCCCCCTGGGATCGAAGGTGGACTTCGTGTTGCCCCAGTCGTCATGATGAGGGCCAGGGAAGAAGAAAGTCTCTAGTCTGCTGAAAATCTCATCAACCTTCTCCGCTGACTGCATGAAAGTGAGTTGCTTGGCATCCTTGTCCATTGCACTCATCACGTTATTTTGCGGCATGAATCTTGTTCCCTCTCGCATTTACCTCGTAACACACTATGTGAAGATCATCTTTCCTCTCTGCCACCGCCAAACTTGCCGACGTTGACCTCGGCATCTACTTCTCTCCTGGGATCGAAGGTGGACTTCGTGTTGAAGCAGTTGTTTTAGATGCGCTTGATAAGGGCGTCGCGGAGAGCATGGAAGTCGCCGGCGCTTCTAGTAGCATTGGTGAGAGAGATGTGTATGTGATTGTTGgaggtgggtaggttaatgtAAGAGAGAAGAGAAATGCTTTTAtaagttttaattaggtttacttaattaattttaaattttttaaattttgaatttaaaaaatttaaaattaattattaatataaattaatatgattttgtttaatttttgtctgGTAACTTTTGGTTCATATATTTTTCCTATCTTTAAATTACTTTAAATTCCAAGGTTCTTGACAGCTGTGCAATAAAcaaaattatatgatttttttcttaaaaaagatGGATGAACATTATAtaagaaaagaacaaaagaaaatcattaaGTCCATAATGGATAAATAATTTATCGCCTTCATTATAATTATTGATTTCTAGATAAACAGCTGAAGattgaaatataagaaaaaactCAAAAATAGAAAGGATGGAGGTCCGTTTTTAATTCCTTTCATTATACAATAGAGAAAGTATAAGGAGCCAAtgacctaagcgtacaatgtgtacaatgaaggtttggaaagtattagagatattattattagtgttacattgtcctGTCAAGTTACGCTTTTGAGATGAGTGGTTTCAGGACATGGTATAAGAATTccagatccgaaaggtcaagggTTCGAACTTTGGTGAACccaaaattagctttttataacatgagatgtttattatccttgGTATCTGGATAGGTATCCCtggtatccggatggttattATGCATAGTATAGGTGATGTTCATTTGATTCATAAACCAAAGATTTAGTccataatcattagtgttacctttttttaTCAactgaaaggtcaagagttcgagtcttggtgaactccaaaatcaatttaagcttttgggaagatatttattatcgctagtactcAGATGGTTATTCTAAATAGTATGGGATATGTTCATTTTATAACTCAATAGCCCAAAATCTTGTTCCACTAGGCGGAATAAGCTAATTCCTTTCattataaatcataaaaaatattcaaCTTATTCACTTAAGTATTAGAATAGTTTTGTAAGTACCTACTTCAGCTCTATGtactttttaaaaacaaaatataactcatttccaaaaaaaaaataagctCAACTTTTTTAAAGTCAATATATACATCCATCACATGATCAATACAAGAACAGAACAAATATTAAATTTGTTCAAAGTATTAGTCTTTTTTCTTCCTAACATTGAagacaatttttttattattattatcattcctAGTCATAGGCATGTTTTATACTTAATAAACAAAAGTATATGAATGAAAATGATACGCATACCTAATATGAAaacaataattttgaaaaataataaaagtttagTTATTTAAACTTGTTTTATTTGATAATTTAGATTGTttgaactaattttttatttaaaaatttaggcCTTTTTTATTATCTCACTAGCATTACTAAATAATGGAAATTCTAGAAGGGCGTGGCGTCTATAAATTTTGATCAACTTGAAATCCAATTGCATTCTGCTCTGCTTCTGGTTTTGTGTTAAATACTTCACTATAATTTATTTCATCAAGTATGCATGAACATTCAATATTAACGGAACAGAACGCCTTCTTTGAATATGAATGCTTCCGAGATAGCAATGTTTGACAATTTAAAGCTTAAATTAAACCAGTCTCCAACAATAATTAATATTCTTCAGCCAAGCAgcaatggaaaaaaaaaatgaaaaatcaacGAATAACATGGCCGGCGTATCAATGAGTCAGCACGTTCATAAGTTCACATGCACACCATCTCATCCTCATTCGATCTTCATGACCCCATTATATGCCTATAAATAGAAGCCATTCCTCTCTTCATCAACCACACACTACAAAACTAACCTACCATCTACTTCTAATTCTTTTGATTCCTTCCCTTAGCTTCTTAATTCATAATCATGGCCGTCTTCACATTCGAGGATGAAATCACTTCCACCGTGCCCCCCGCCAAGCTTTACAATGCTATGAAGGATGCCGACTCCCTCACCCCTAAGATTATTGATGACGTCAAGAGTGTTGAAATCGTTGAGGGAAACGGTGGTCCTGGAACCATCAAGAAACTCACCATTGTCGAGGGTCAGTAACTACTCAATTCAGTAAACATACATACTATATGTGTGATAATTATGTGTTGTgaattgtaataataataatgatatataTGCAGATGGAGAAACCAAGTTTATCTTACACAAAGTGGAGGCAATAGATGAGGCTAACTATGCATACAACTACAGCGTGGTTGGAGGAGTGGCTCTGCCTCCCACGGCGGAGAAGATAACATTTGAGACAAAGCTGGTTGAAGGACCCAACGGGGGATCCATAGGGAAGCTGAGTGTGAAGTTCCACTCGAAAGGAGATGCAAAGCCAGAGGAGGAAGACATGAAGAAGGGTAAGGCCAAGGGCGAAGCTCTCTTCAAGGCTATTGAGGGTTACGTTTTGGCCAACCCTGCTCAATATTAGAACACTTTGCTCCATCTTGATACGCAGTTGTTTTTTTAGACATGTTTGTGTGTGCGCATGCTTCAAGTAATTGTTTTTTTGTTCTATGCAATAAAAAAGTGTTGCCTTTTCTTATCTTTAGCTGCAGCTTTGTCTGAGCTTCATATCAATAAAATTTAGTATCAAAGAAATCTGATAATTTGAATGATTATTATACTATCCAAATatcattttagtattttaattcgtagtttgtttgctttaattttgataggaaaatatatatttttaatatttttaaaattttaaaaaaattatctctAAAATTTAATTTGCTTCAGTTTTATTTCTAACATTTGAAAAAATTTTCACTTATGTCCCactctttatttgtttttaattttaaccttatCCAAACTAATCCTAATGTTAACTCTAATCTTAAATAATTTCTAATCCGACCTTAACCTTAAATTTATAATTCCATATTTCTTCAACCCTTTATCTTATCTCTTCTACTGTATATATCATTGCCAACTTTACTGCCACACCCCTCATTTTAGGAGTCTTCATGGCCGGGTGAAATCGAGTTTGATATGGCTCAGATTCGACCCGAAATATATATTAGGCCTATTTGTTAGGTTCGAACCCGACCATAAACTCGATGAAACCTAAACATTTTCgagccacgattataccggataAAAACTAAGGGAAAACCGGACCGTCAACGTTACATTACTTTGAtatcttcttgtaagctagcttgtgaaaatatctaaattttcaagaaccattatttgacatggtaaaattcacttagaaaaatataacatgaACCAACcgttctctaaaattaaagcataaccacaatcaatactaatattgtctaacaacaccaaatatttaaatcaataaaataacacaatattatgcattagtctaaagtcttatacaTTTTAAAcgtaaaacattaacttatagtcttataatgactaataatacaaaatattaagatttacaatgcttaaattctacataagaatagtcatcatccattattaataatacaaaatattaattgtgtaggatgaccgggccaccgggtcgACTCGGATGACCCAAACTATAGCCTGAATCCAACCCGAAATAATAATCGGGTCTATTTTTAAGACCCTTTATCCGACTCTAAACCCattaaaatcacaccaaattagttcCTAAAAGATTTAAAACCGAACCGAGCTATGCAGAGCCCTACCTCATTTTATCATTGTCATAGCCAGTAATGGTGGAGGACAAATGCAGATAGAAGGACGAGTTAGAATATAAACTGTAAACCCAGAGTAGTATTACATATGTATTAAATCTTCCCACACGCGACACTAGTAATAATAACGATGATGATGTGATTGGTTTtctgtgttttttcttttttctgttaAATTGATATATCACATTAAAGTGGTCCATCAACGTTGAATTAAAAAAAGGCAAATGCTAGTAGACGTTAATTTTTTgtgaaaattcaggtgaagtcgactttacgtgaagttgatacttgagaCTCTGAGagttgttagataaaaatttagtcataTTAATCAAATTATCTAACAGTTCttaagtatcaacttcacgtgaaatcgatTTCACCTAAGTTTTCACctaatttttttctatatatatatagataaacAGGTGtcaaaattttagaatgttgtgGCATGTAAATTGTTACAATTGATGTACTTCAAAAGTCACACTCacacatttatatttttttttatagtaaTAAGACCCACACatttttaaagatttattttttttgttccaTATTTAACTTTGTTTATTGTTAATCTATCTGCTAACAAAAATTAATCACTAAGACTAGTAGAAAAAATAAatgtttttaaatatatttattttttattgtcgttattttttatttgcttagtaattaattaataaaaacattcCTCTAAACAAATTCACTTGGTAAAagcacaaatatttttttaaataatgaatCACTCTTAAAAGTtatataatttctaaaaaaaatagctAATTAAACATTTTAATGAAATCACTCTTAAAAATTTCTAAGATAAGGAGCATAAAgcgaaaaaaaatttataataataaaaatattaaaaatattaaaaaaaa is from Arachis ipaensis cultivar K30076 chromosome B01, Araip1.1, whole genome shotgun sequence and encodes:
- the LOC107639506 gene encoding pathogenesis-related protein 2-like, translated to MAVFTFEDEITSTVPPAKLYNAMKDADSLTPKIIDDVKSVEIVEGNGGPGTIKKLTIVEDGETKFILHKVEAIDEANYAYNYSVVGGVALPPTAEKITFETKLVEGPNGGSIGKLSVKFHSKGDAKPEEEDMKKGKAKGEALFKAIEGYVLANPAQY
- the LOC107639484 gene encoding pathogenesis-related protein 2-like, producing MAVFTFEDEITSPLPPAKLYNAMKDADSLTPKIIDDVKSVEIVEGNGGPGTIKKLTIVEDGETKFILHKVEAIDEANYAYNYSVVGGVALPPTAEKITFETKLVEGPNGGSIGKLSVKFHSKGDAKPEEEDMKKGKAKGEALFKAIEGYVLANPTQY